In Bacteriovorax stolpii, a single genomic region encodes these proteins:
- a CDS encoding phytoene desaturase family protein, producing the protein MNTTEKVDCVVIGAGMSGLAAGIRLAMYNKKVLVLEKHTISGGLNSYYARGKRKFDVGLHALTNFVTPSDRGKPFNKLMKQLRIPYEEFKLSPQNYSLIQFPDKSLKFTNEINVLIEEINQNFPQEIDGFIRLLEHIKNFDEVNLNNETVMAKTVVRTFIKNDSLVEMIFCPLLIYGSAWENDMDFSQFVIMFKSIFLEGFSRPEGGVRTIIDLLLKKLSDVGGELRFKSEVTRIISHGGKVVGVEINHNQIIECSQILSSMGLPETYGVVSEFENLDHPAVGQLSFCESILVTDKKPRELGVDATIIFYNNRPEYLYQKPQTLFDRESAVVCFPNNFKYDNYQDDYPEGVLRITNIANFDLWNELKSAEDKTLYKEQKEILCENAKGILKNCGINPDYQILFKDIFTPTTIKRYTQHFEGTVYGSTDKSRNGKTPIDGLYICGTDQGFLGIVGSMLSGISMANLHVLQGDFK; encoded by the coding sequence ATGAATACGACCGAAAAAGTTGATTGTGTGGTTATCGGTGCTGGAATGTCTGGTCTTGCGGCCGGTATCCGCCTTGCCATGTACAATAAAAAAGTCCTGGTTCTAGAAAAACACACAATCAGCGGTGGTCTGAATTCTTATTATGCCAGGGGAAAACGCAAGTTTGATGTAGGTCTTCATGCCCTGACAAATTTCGTAACTCCTTCTGACAGGGGAAAACCTTTTAACAAGCTGATGAAGCAGTTAAGAATCCCCTATGAAGAGTTTAAACTCTCTCCACAGAACTATTCACTGATTCAGTTCCCGGATAAAAGTTTAAAATTCACCAATGAGATCAATGTCCTGATCGAAGAGATCAACCAGAATTTTCCCCAGGAAATTGACGGCTTCATCCGTTTACTTGAACACATCAAAAATTTTGATGAAGTCAATTTAAACAATGAAACCGTGATGGCCAAGACCGTGGTGAGAACGTTTATTAAAAACGACTCCCTCGTTGAGATGATCTTTTGTCCCCTTCTGATTTACGGAAGTGCCTGGGAAAATGACATGGATTTTTCTCAGTTTGTTATCATGTTTAAGAGCATTTTCCTAGAAGGGTTTTCTCGCCCTGAAGGTGGAGTGCGTACAATTATTGACCTGCTATTAAAAAAACTATCCGATGTCGGCGGAGAACTGCGCTTTAAATCGGAAGTCACAAGAATCATCAGTCATGGCGGAAAAGTTGTGGGTGTTGAAATCAATCACAACCAGATTATTGAATGCAGTCAGATTTTATCCAGCATGGGTCTTCCTGAGACTTATGGTGTCGTCAGTGAATTTGAAAACCTCGATCACCCAGCGGTGGGACAACTCTCTTTCTGTGAAAGTATTCTGGTGACAGATAAAAAACCGCGCGAGTTAGGTGTCGATGCGACGATTATTTTCTACAACAACCGCCCTGAATATTTATACCAAAAACCACAAACTCTTTTTGACCGCGAAAGCGCGGTGGTGTGTTTTCCGAATAACTTTAAATACGACAATTACCAGGATGATTACCCTGAAGGTGTTTTACGAATCACCAATATCGCTAACTTTGATCTTTGGAATGAACTAAAATCGGCCGAAGATAAAACGCTTTATAAAGAACAAAAGGAAATTCTGTGTGAAAACGCAAAAGGGATTTTAAAAAATTGCGGGATCAATCCTGATTACCAGATTCTTTTTAAAGATATTTTCACACCGACAACCATCAAGCGCTACACTCAGCACTTTGAAGGAACGGTATACGGCTCGACAGACAAATCAAGAAACGGGAAAACCCCGATTGATGGTCTTTACATTTGTGGAACTGACCAGGGCTTTTTGGGAATCGTGGGCTCTATGCTCTCGGGGATCTCAATGGCCAACCTCCATGTTCTGCAAGGGGATTTTAAATGA
- a CDS encoding fatty acid CoA ligase family protein, producing MNIAERLSQNAKLHPDKLAVKFPKFNKKTKKYDYEALTFRELDIRSNKFATSLQKMGLKKGDRTLLFLRPSLDFSAMTFALFKLGVVPVFIDPGMGRENLLKCIKDCAPVALIAEKEVHFARLIFRKTFKSIKFNVTNGKRAWGKMQKISKMKEEKVQTFKMESFAPEDTAAILFTSGGTGAPKGVVYSHFIFDQQTSILKNLYGLTENDVDLPGFPLFSLFTIAMGMTSCIPDMDPSKPGQCNPAKLYQNIIDNKPTFVAGSPAIWERVADYCLDQGLTLPSIKYVVMFGAPVSVLIHRKFKGLLPNGTTYTPYGATEALPVSNISGDFILKQTAHLTENGKGTCIGEVAPGSEVKIIAITDQTIEKLSDAKILGANTVGEIIVSGPTVTKEYLDLPEKTREAKIYEGDKIWHRMGDMGFLDEKNQLWFLGRKAHRVETQEGLMTPIPAEAIFNKHPAVRRSALVGLGVRGKETPAIVIERKDGQFLSGKERSIFESELLSLAKKFPHTSMIQKIYLSKHFPVDVRHNIKIDRKKLKEEIESHEIN from the coding sequence ATGAACATCGCCGAACGCTTAAGTCAAAACGCTAAACTTCACCCCGATAAACTGGCGGTGAAGTTTCCCAAATTTAATAAAAAAACAAAAAAATACGATTACGAGGCCCTCACATTTAGAGAGCTCGATATCAGGTCAAATAAATTTGCCACATCTCTGCAGAAGATGGGGCTTAAAAAAGGCGACCGCACTCTGCTGTTTCTAAGACCGAGTCTGGATTTTTCGGCCATGACATTCGCTCTTTTTAAGTTAGGTGTTGTTCCGGTTTTTATCGATCCGGGAATGGGAAGAGAAAATCTTTTAAAGTGTATTAAAGATTGTGCTCCAGTTGCATTGATTGCAGAAAAAGAAGTGCACTTTGCAAGACTCATTTTTAGAAAGACCTTCAAGTCTATCAAGTTCAATGTGACTAACGGAAAGCGCGCTTGGGGAAAAATGCAAAAAATCTCCAAAATGAAAGAAGAAAAAGTTCAAACCTTTAAGATGGAAAGCTTTGCTCCTGAGGATACAGCTGCAATTCTTTTTACTTCGGGTGGCACTGGGGCTCCTAAAGGTGTCGTCTACTCGCATTTTATTTTTGATCAACAAACTAGTATCTTGAAAAATCTTTACGGGCTGACAGAAAATGATGTGGACCTTCCAGGGTTTCCATTGTTCTCGCTTTTTACTATTGCCATGGGGATGACCAGCTGTATTCCAGATATGGACCCGAGTAAACCAGGTCAGTGTAATCCGGCAAAACTTTATCAAAACATCATCGACAATAAGCCGACTTTTGTCGCCGGCTCTCCTGCTATCTGGGAGCGCGTGGCCGATTACTGTCTGGATCAGGGTCTGACTCTTCCCAGTATTAAATACGTGGTGATGTTTGGGGCCCCTGTCTCTGTACTTATTCACCGCAAGTTTAAAGGGCTTCTTCCGAATGGAACAACCTATACACCTTACGGCGCCACTGAAGCCCTGCCGGTTTCAAATATCAGTGGTGATTTTATTTTAAAACAAACCGCTCACCTGACGGAAAACGGAAAAGGCACTTGTATTGGCGAGGTCGCACCGGGATCAGAAGTTAAAATTATTGCGATCACAGATCAAACGATTGAAAAACTATCAGATGCTAAAATTTTAGGTGCAAACACAGTGGGAGAAATTATTGTTTCTGGACCAACAGTGACTAAAGAGTACCTGGACCTGCCTGAAAAAACCCGTGAAGCGAAAATCTATGAAGGTGACAAAATCTGGCACCGCATGGGTGACATGGGGTTCTTAGATGAAAAAAACCAACTGTGGTTTTTAGGAAGAAAAGCTCACCGAGTGGAAACTCAGGAAGGGCTTATGACTCCGATTCCAGCAGAGGCCATTTTTAATAAACACCCGGCCGTAAGAAGATCAGCGCTGGTTGGCCTTGGAGTTCGCGGCAAAGAGACTCCGGCGATTGTTATCGAAAGAAAGGACGGGCAATTCCTCTCTGGGAAAGAAAGATCGATTTTTGAAAGCGAGCTTCTTTCTCTGGCGAAAAAATTCCCGCACACATCGATGATTCAAAAAATTTATTTGAGTAAACACTTTCCGGTCGACGTCCGTCACAATATCAAAATTGACCGCAAGAAATTAAAAGAAGAGATTGAGTCCCATGAAATCAACTAA
- a CDS encoding phytoene desaturase family protein yields the protein MQYSSKDKIEKNYDVIVIGSGLAGMTLANKMARDGRSVLLLESHNKLGGFATWFKRKDGSHIFDVSLHGFPVGMIKTCRKYWSKDIADRIHQLKSVRYINPQFEVETDFTKEHFIKVLIEKFGVKEETVVGFFDELANMNFYDNSKMTNGELFEKYFPGRSDITRFLLEPIVYANGSNLEDPAISYGIVFSNFMSKGVYIFHGGTDTMIGMMKEEMLKNGVDIQLQARVDRIVIENGKAVGVEVKGHRITSKAVVSNSNLKSTVNKMVGREHFSPEFVKKSDEVRLNTSSCQVYMGLKQGESIPFIGDLIFTSEDKDFSTDLILSPKVGSQTFSLYYPEMRPHLDPKYAIVSSSNARYEDWKNLSEEEYEKQKAYLIEKALSGLEKILPGIREKIDYVDAATPLTVERYTLHERGASFGTKFEGLDVSMNMHKELPGLFHAGSVGIIMSGWLGAANYGVIQAHEVDNYLTKLEKL from the coding sequence ATGCAGTATTCTTCAAAAGATAAAATCGAAAAAAATTACGATGTCATCGTTATTGGGTCAGGCCTTGCCGGCATGACCCTCGCTAATAAAATGGCCCGTGATGGACGTTCTGTATTATTACTCGAGTCTCACAATAAGTTAGGTGGATTTGCCACTTGGTTTAAAAGAAAAGACGGCTCACATATTTTTGATGTCTCTCTTCATGGCTTCCCGGTGGGAATGATTAAGACTTGCCGCAAGTACTGGAGCAAAGATATTGCTGATCGCATTCACCAGTTAAAGTCTGTCCGTTACATCAATCCACAATTTGAAGTGGAAACAGATTTTACGAAAGAGCACTTCATTAAAGTCCTGATCGAAAAATTCGGCGTGAAAGAAGAAACCGTTGTCGGTTTTTTTGATGAACTAGCCAATATGAATTTCTACGACAACTCAAAGATGACCAACGGAGAGTTGTTTGAAAAATACTTCCCTGGACGCTCAGACATCACGCGCTTTTTACTAGAACCGATCGTCTATGCTAACGGATCAAACCTGGAAGACCCGGCGATTAGTTACGGGATCGTATTCTCAAACTTCATGAGTAAAGGTGTTTATATCTTCCACGGTGGAACAGATACGATGATTGGGATGATGAAGGAAGAGATGCTTAAAAACGGCGTCGATATCCAGCTTCAGGCCCGCGTGGATAGAATTGTGATTGAAAATGGAAAAGCAGTTGGAGTGGAAGTTAAAGGCCACAGGATCACCTCGAAGGCCGTTGTTTCAAATTCAAACTTAAAAAGCACTGTCAATAAAATGGTTGGGCGTGAGCACTTCTCGCCTGAATTTGTAAAAAAATCTGATGAGGTCAGGCTCAACACTTCTTCTTGTCAGGTCTACATGGGGCTAAAACAAGGGGAGAGCATTCCTTTTATCGGTGATCTGATTTTTACTTCAGAAGATAAAGACTTCTCAACTGATCTGATTCTTTCTCCAAAAGTAGGAAGCCAGACATTCTCTTTATACTATCCGGAAATGAGACCCCACCTCGATCCAAAGTACGCAATTGTTTCAAGCTCTAACGCCCGTTATGAAGACTGGAAAAACCTTTCTGAAGAAGAGTATGAAAAGCAAAAAGCTTACTTGATTGAAAAAGCGCTTAGTGGTCTAGAAAAAATTCTTCCCGGTATCCGCGAGAAAATCGATTACGTCGATGCGGCCACTCCATTAACAGTTGAACGCTACACACTTCATGAAAGGGGCGCAAGCTTCGGGACAAAATTTGAAGGTTTAGATGTCTCGATGAATATGCACAAAGAACTTCCTGGGCTCTTCCACGCGGGTTCTGTGGGCATTATTATGTCGGGATGGCTGGGAGCTGCCAACTACGGAGTCATTCAGGCCCACGAAGTCGACAACTACCTCACAAAATTAGAAAAGCTTTAG
- a CDS encoding DUF1036 domain-containing protein translates to MKTLGLLIALFSSISAFATTGTIESYFSPSADKHDKVVHLYLQNNCYQEVMVATRSQNPNGIWETKGYMRLFPGQVIPNGDMINNIYYLNAFTIDGRVRWEGEHQFEIHSRPVRALLVELPKEYGGNWTTVLYCY, encoded by the coding sequence ATGAAAACACTAGGACTATTAATCGCGCTTTTTTCAAGCATCAGCGCTTTTGCCACAACCGGAACTATTGAGTCTTACTTCTCGCCTTCTGCTGATAAGCACGACAAAGTCGTTCACCTCTATCTACAAAATAACTGCTACCAGGAAGTCATGGTGGCCACTCGCTCACAAAACCCTAACGGCATTTGGGAAACCAAAGGATATATGCGCCTGTTTCCAGGACAGGTGATCCCGAATGGAGACATGATTAACAATATCTATTACCTCAATGCATTCACCATTGATGGAAGAGTGAGATGGGAAGGAGAACACCAGTTTGAAATTCACTCACGTCCGGTGAGAGCGCTTCTGGTTGAGCTACCAAAAGAATACGGTGGAAACTGGACGACAGTTCTTTACTGTTACTAA
- a CDS encoding enoyl-ACP reductase FabI: MSFLKLENKTFLITGVANKKSVAYFSAKTLEENGADLIFTVQSADAKEKVEKFFPGKKVFILDVENEASITDLGRKLQDDKVTLHGFLHSIAFANYSEGMKPFHETKLADYLQASNISCFSLVAMSNAIKPVLAADASVVTISISSTRATNYGYMGPIKASLDATVAYLAKSFSADTKVRFNAVCSGPLKTSASAGIPGYIDNYLYAEQLTMRHEALETQEVANTVAFLMSPASSGVNASNMVVDAGMGANYFDEKVVEAYAKRT; the protein is encoded by the coding sequence ATGAGCTTTTTAAAATTAGAAAATAAAACATTTTTAATCACTGGTGTGGCCAATAAAAAATCTGTGGCCTACTTTTCGGCAAAAACGCTGGAAGAAAATGGGGCAGACCTGATATTTACTGTTCAAAGTGCAGATGCCAAAGAAAAAGTGGAAAAGTTTTTTCCAGGCAAAAAAGTTTTTATTCTCGATGTTGAAAATGAAGCGAGTATCACTGATCTTGGAAGAAAGCTTCAAGATGACAAAGTCACTCTTCATGGATTCCTTCATTCAATTGCTTTTGCCAATTACTCAGAAGGGATGAAGCCCTTTCACGAAACAAAACTTGCTGATTATCTTCAAGCTTCAAATATCTCATGTTTCTCACTTGTGGCGATGTCAAACGCCATTAAGCCGGTATTGGCCGCTGACGCTTCAGTGGTGACGATTTCTATTTCGAGCACACGTGCAACTAACTACGGTTATATGGGGCCGATTAAAGCGTCACTAGATGCCACTGTCGCATACCTGGCAAAATCATTTTCTGCTGATACGAAAGTGCGCTTCAATGCTGTTTGCTCAGGACCACTTAAAACTTCAGCTTCAGCTGGAATCCCGGGTTATATCGACAACTATCTTTATGCTGAGCAACTGACTATGAGACATGAGGCCTTGGAGACGCAAGAAGTGGCAAACACTGTGGCGTTTCTTATGAGTCCGGCCTCAAGTGGCGTGAATGCTTCAAATATGGTAGTGGATGCAGGGATGGGCGCCAACTACTTCGATGAAAAAGTTGTTGAGGCCTACGCGAAAAGAACCTAG
- the fabZ gene encoding 3-hydroxyacyl-ACP dehydratase FabZ has translation MSTYPDILDLIPQRPPFLFVDKIIDRSDQKITTTLKLTGNEDFFKGHFPGNPIMPGVLLQEALFQSGAALMAGRAGGGLGVVTRVQNAKFKNMVRPGDELVMDVELTESISNAHYMKGTTKVDGKTVLVIEFAVASV, from the coding sequence ATGAGCACTTATCCCGACATCCTGGACTTAATTCCCCAAAGACCTCCTTTTTTATTTGTCGATAAAATCATCGATAGATCAGATCAGAAAATCACGACGACTTTAAAACTAACTGGGAACGAAGACTTTTTTAAAGGTCACTTCCCAGGTAATCCGATTATGCCAGGGGTGCTTTTACAGGAGGCCCTTTTCCAGTCAGGTGCTGCTTTAATGGCAGGACGTGCTGGTGGAGGATTGGGAGTTGTCACTAGAGTTCAAAATGCCAAATTTAAAAATATGGTTCGTCCTGGAGATGAGCTAGTCATGGACGTTGAATTAACAGAATCCATTTCCAATGCTCACTACATGAAGGGCACAACGAAGGTTGATGGAAAAACTGTTTTAGTCATCGAGTTTGCTGTTGCCAGCGTTTAA
- a CDS encoding acyl carrier protein gives MLSNAEVRTKVLDIIADIALDDDVTGIKDEVALREQLDLDSMDFLDIVMELKKRHKIEVPQEDYPRLATMASCVEYLAPKFNQ, from the coding sequence ATGTTATCAAACGCAGAAGTACGTACAAAAGTTCTAGACATCATCGCTGACATCGCTCTTGATGACGATGTAACAGGAATCAAAGACGAAGTGGCACTAAGAGAGCAACTTGACCTGGATTCAATGGACTTCCTGGACATCGTTATGGAGCTAAAAAAGCGTCACAAAATCGAAGTTCCACAAGAAGACTACCCAAGACTTGCTACAATGGCATCTTGTGTTGAGTACCTTGCTCCGAAATTCAACCAATAA
- the fabG gene encoding 3-oxoacyl-ACP reductase FabG, whose product MDFKDQTVIVTGGTRGIGRGITESFLKNGATVIATYAGNDEAARKMKEENSTFGEKLQVKKCDVRDEAAVIEFFKYIENTFPKIEVLINNSGIRRDQLTATMTMAEWNDVINTNLTGTFLMSKHAVLQFMKNRYGRIVNMSSIGGSLGLPGQANYAASKAGQIAISKSLSKEVAKRGITVNNVCPGFIDTELLADLPEDQRKEYMKDVPMKRFGRVEEVASAVLFLASREASYITGASLEISGGL is encoded by the coding sequence ATGGATTTTAAAGACCAAACGGTTATTGTTACTGGGGGAACGCGCGGAATCGGCCGCGGGATCACTGAATCCTTTTTAAAAAATGGTGCGACAGTGATTGCCACATATGCAGGCAATGATGAAGCGGCAAGAAAAATGAAAGAGGAAAACTCAACTTTCGGTGAAAAACTGCAAGTGAAAAAATGTGACGTTCGCGATGAAGCGGCGGTGATCGAGTTTTTTAAATACATCGAAAACACTTTTCCAAAAATTGAAGTTCTAATCAACAACTCAGGAATCAGAAGAGATCAATTGACGGCGACGATGACAATGGCCGAATGGAATGACGTGATCAATACGAACTTAACAGGAACATTCCTGATGAGTAAGCACGCTGTTTTACAATTTATGAAAAACCGTTACGGACGCATCGTCAACATGTCTTCGATCGGAGGCTCTCTTGGTCTTCCAGGACAAGCAAACTATGCTGCTTCAAAAGCAGGACAGATTGCGATTTCAAAATCACTTTCAAAAGAAGTCGCTAAACGTGGGATCACTGTCAATAACGTGTGCCCGGGATTTATCGACACTGAACTTCTGGCAGATCTTCCGGAAGATCAACGAAAAGAATACATGAAAGATGTTCCGATGAAGCGCTTTGGTCGCGTTGAAGAAGTGGCAAGCGCCGTTTTATTCTTAGCAAGCCGTGAAGCCAGCTATATCACGGGAGCAAGCCTTGAGATTTCTGGAGGACTTTAA
- a CDS encoding NAD-dependent epimerase/dehydratase family protein yields MKSTKVLVTGAGGFLGSYIVRDLKERGYEVYSFSRKKYKNLEDLGVIQRQGDLANYDDVEAALEGIDAVIHSASQVGMWGRYEDFYKTNVTGTDNIIRACHKHHIKKCVYTSTPSVAFGDESLKGVDESIGYPERYLSMYAETKAIAEKKILMANNGILSTVALRPHLIFGPGDLNLVPRVVEAARAGRLKIVGDGENLVDVTYVENASLAHIMALEKLEANSPIAGKAYFLGQGPIKLWDFTNELLKRSKLPPITKKVPFRVAYSVGFMIEMGLKLVGKYDIHPPMTRFVALQLGKSHYYNHHNLEHDLGFKPKYSIEEGLDKLFS; encoded by the coding sequence ATGAAATCAACTAAGGTTTTAGTCACCGGTGCCGGTGGTTTTCTAGGAAGCTATATCGTGCGCGATCTCAAAGAGCGCGGTTATGAAGTGTATAGTTTTTCGAGAAAAAAATATAAAAACTTAGAAGACCTGGGAGTTATTCAAAGACAAGGTGACCTGGCAAACTACGACGATGTCGAAGCTGCATTGGAAGGAATAGATGCTGTCATTCACTCTGCTTCTCAAGTGGGAATGTGGGGACGATATGAAGACTTTTACAAAACGAATGTAACAGGAACAGACAACATTATCCGCGCTTGTCACAAGCACCATATAAAAAAATGTGTTTACACCAGCACGCCGAGTGTGGCCTTTGGAGATGAGAGTCTTAAAGGTGTTGATGAATCTATTGGTTATCCAGAGCGCTATCTTTCAATGTACGCCGAGACTAAGGCCATCGCTGAAAAGAAGATCCTTATGGCAAATAATGGTATTCTTTCTACTGTTGCTCTTCGACCGCATTTAATTTTTGGACCTGGGGATTTAAACCTGGTTCCAAGAGTTGTTGAAGCTGCCCGTGCAGGGAGACTTAAAATCGTTGGAGATGGCGAGAACTTGGTGGATGTGACTTATGTTGAGAATGCTTCCCTTGCCCATATCATGGCCCTGGAAAAACTCGAAGCAAACTCTCCTATTGCCGGTAAAGCTTACTTTCTAGGTCAAGGTCCAATCAAGTTATGGGACTTCACAAATGAGCTTTTAAAGCGCTCAAAACTTCCACCTATCACTAAGAAGGTTCCTTTTAGAGTCGCTTATTCTGTCGGTTTTATGATTGAGATGGGATTAAAGCTCGTAGGAAAATACGACATCCACCCGCCGATGACGAGGTTTGTGGCCCTGCAATTAGGAAAATCCCATTACTACAATCACCACAATCTTGAGCACGATTTAGGCTTTAAACCTAAATACTCTATTGAAGAAGGCCTTGATAAACTTTTTTCTTAA
- a CDS encoding 3-oxoacyl-ACP synthase III yields MKFNNVVIHSFGYDLSETEFTSAAIEQRLSPIYEKLKLPEGRLELMTGISARRQWAPGTKPSDLSTAAARACLKNSQIKAEEIDLLVHASVCRDFLEPATASVVHANLGLSPKAMIFDLSNACLGVINAIVVAGNMIESGQIKTALIVSGENGGPLLESTINELLTNPSIDRKNIKKYIANLTIGSAATAFLITHKDLSLDSPRVLGGAVMTDSSANHLCRGDGNTHSLVMETDSEELLKYGIALGKDTWMLAKNNLSWTNSDVDFVLTHQVGSAHEKLSLESLELDKTNTFRTYPFLGNTGSSALPITLMMANEKGLIKKGDNVALLGIGSGLSSIMLGVQW; encoded by the coding sequence ATGAAATTTAACAATGTCGTGATTCATAGTTTTGGTTACGACTTATCAGAGACTGAGTTTACCTCTGCCGCAATTGAGCAGAGACTCTCGCCTATTTATGAAAAATTAAAACTTCCGGAAGGAAGACTGGAACTTATGACCGGGATTTCGGCCAGAAGACAATGGGCCCCGGGAACAAAACCAAGTGATCTTTCGACGGCCGCAGCACGCGCTTGTTTAAAGAACTCACAAATTAAAGCAGAAGAGATCGACCTTTTAGTTCACGCTTCTGTTTGCCGCGATTTTTTAGAGCCGGCCACGGCCTCAGTTGTTCACGCTAATCTTGGGCTTTCTCCCAAAGCGATGATTTTTGATTTATCCAACGCCTGTCTTGGTGTGATTAACGCCATCGTGGTTGCCGGAAATATGATTGAATCAGGACAAATTAAAACAGCCCTGATTGTTTCAGGTGAAAATGGTGGACCATTACTTGAGAGCACGATCAATGAGCTTTTAACGAATCCATCAATTGATAGAAAAAATATCAAGAAGTATATCGCTAACCTGACCATTGGTTCAGCGGCGACGGCCTTCTTAATCACGCACAAAGACCTCTCTTTGGATTCTCCCCGCGTTTTAGGGGGAGCTGTGATGACGGACTCTAGTGCCAATCACCTGTGCCGTGGAGATGGAAACACTCACTCATTAGTCATGGAAACAGATTCTGAAGAACTTTTAAAATACGGCATCGCTCTTGGTAAAGACACCTGGATGCTTGCTAAAAATAATCTTTCATGGACCAACTCAGACGTTGATTTCGTTCTCACTCACCAGGTGGGAAGCGCTCATGAAAAACTCTCTCTAGAATCTCTTGAACTCGATAAAACAAACACATTTAGAACGTATCCCTTTTTAGGCAATACGGGCTCAAGTGCTCTGCCGATTACTCTTATGATGGCCAATGAAAAAGGCCTTATAAAAAAAGGCGACAACGTCGCCCTTCTAGGAATTGGCTCAGGACTCTCTTCAATTATGTTAGGTGTACAATGGTAA
- a CDS encoding alpha/beta fold hydrolase, giving the protein MVTIPQELKNEYPFRAHFLDVKSEKLHYVDEGQGEVILMLHGNPTWSFFYRNLAKHFSKNFRVVVPDHIGCGLSTKPQDYEYTLQNHIDNTIALVKKLGLKDITLVVHDWGGAIGMGVATAHPELIKKMVVMNTAAFRSLEIPMRINILRNPVGEWFIRTFNGFAGPATTMAVTKKLSPIVKKGFVLPYDSFESRIATAKFVRDIPMSEVHPTYKTLSGIEDKLKNLKVPVLLLWGEQDFCFTMNFQKRWLDFFPNAKVKTYPDAGHYLVEDKTSDVILEIETFLKN; this is encoded by the coding sequence ATGGTAACAATCCCTCAGGAACTAAAAAACGAATACCCTTTTAGAGCGCACTTCTTGGACGTAAAGAGCGAAAAACTTCACTACGTCGATGAAGGACAGGGGGAAGTTATCCTGATGCTGCATGGGAATCCGACCTGGTCGTTTTTCTACCGCAATCTAGCGAAACACTTTTCAAAAAACTTCCGTGTGGTTGTTCCCGATCATATCGGCTGTGGTCTTTCAACAAAACCTCAGGACTATGAGTACACTCTTCAAAATCATATCGACAACACGATCGCTCTTGTTAAAAAGCTTGGCCTAAAAGATATCACTCTTGTGGTTCACGACTGGGGTGGAGCGATTGGTATGGGGGTGGCAACTGCCCATCCAGAACTAATCAAAAAAATGGTTGTGATGAACACGGCCGCTTTTAGGTCCCTTGAAATCCCAATGAGAATTAACATCTTAAGAAACCCGGTGGGCGAATGGTTCATCAGGACTTTTAATGGTTTTGCCGGTCCTGCGACAACGATGGCCGTGACAAAGAAGCTCTCTCCTATCGTCAAAAAAGGATTTGTGCTTCCTTACGATTCATTTGAATCAAGAATTGCGACGGCAAAATTCGTCCGCGATATTCCCATGAGTGAAGTTCACCCGACTTATAAAACACTTTCAGGAATCGAAGACAAACTTAAAAACTTAAAAGTTCCAGTTCTTCTTCTTTGGGGCGAGCAGGATTTCTGCTTCACCATGAATTTCCAAAAACGCTGGCTGGATTTTTTCCCGAATGCCAAAGTTAAGACTTACCCGGATGCGGGCCACTACCTGGTGGAAGATAAAACCAGCGACGTGATTCTTGAAATTGAAACGTTCTTAAAAAACTAA